One Psychrilyobacter piezotolerans DNA segment encodes these proteins:
- a CDS encoding SIR2 family protein, which yields MEIFEKVNYNNYALWIGDNINKKLNIPTKNELALKIYKELSEDIKEKVENRERLTEVSQIFLDSATGNMMNLISLLSHELQLEGKLRPYSYLSEIGVIDTIITHDHSEILESIWTDGEVHNIFCEKELTKSNVNLFKLLGDYGHTERIILTSQNMRKVKKLKLYDHFWEKLNKELKDKNLILLGVNLDEDTKDILTLVFSKTNLSNTARYFVTSNPISMEDESWLISNKFEFIYEDDLNFVKKMALYFNNENIETTKAEAEIQVVENTEKIQTPEMDNKIEDRELKSENSEDNLEKVMVEEEINENKEEKQLKIFEKEEVLVTDEKKDNLNIVEIEEITENNLETAEEKIENEPIEEEYIVENLEIPLYLDGNTLKGEIIETEVRNRQKRLVEFRERRSPAYKVDDFSEINHYKALDIKIPFECADLPQMKLENKVFAGKADIRCNDQTIYNVAVKSHMSGKYQVVDFKNHDFYLRLLLDGDRVMRFAYKISENTVNIKGRNIYIFFKNLFSGFELSFKNKKTSGNFKIISNEDVEKLDIILDTIDKYLSVKKQIKIRDINLKELLKNTRSLQVLFSYYNNTPKITHGNITIRTDFAGDIAEVDKLVLSYPVTINFLGFTRSFIESTEIEIDSSNITHLGDQLEVQAFNTVQNTTYKEIIE from the coding sequence TTGGAAATTTTTGAAAAGGTAAATTATAATAATTATGCACTTTGGATAGGTGACAATATAAATAAAAAATTAAATATTCCTACAAAGAACGAGCTGGCCTTAAAAATCTATAAGGAACTCAGTGAGGATATAAAAGAAAAAGTAGAAAACAGGGAAAGATTAACTGAAGTTTCCCAAATATTTTTAGATAGTGCTACTGGAAATATGATGAATCTGATCTCGCTTCTCAGCCATGAGCTGCAATTAGAGGGGAAACTAAGACCCTATTCCTATCTTTCTGAAATAGGGGTGATAGATACCATTATTACCCACGATCATTCTGAAATTTTAGAATCTATATGGACAGATGGAGAGGTTCACAATATTTTTTGTGAGAAAGAACTCACAAAATCCAATGTAAATTTATTTAAACTTTTAGGAGATTATGGACATACAGAACGAATAATATTAACTTCTCAAAATATGAGAAAAGTCAAAAAATTGAAATTATACGATCATTTTTGGGAAAAATTAAATAAAGAATTGAAAGATAAAAACTTAATTCTATTAGGAGTCAACCTAGACGAAGATACTAAAGATATCCTTACCCTGGTATTTTCTAAAACAAATTTGTCCAATACTGCCAGATATTTTGTAACTTCCAACCCTATCTCTATGGAAGATGAATCATGGTTAATTTCAAATAAATTTGAATTTATCTACGAAGATGACCTAAATTTTGTAAAAAAAATGGCTTTATATTTTAATAATGAAAATATAGAGACTACTAAGGCAGAGGCAGAGATCCAAGTAGTTGAAAATACAGAAAAAATTCAAACACCGGAAATGGATAATAAGATTGAAGATAGGGAATTAAAATCTGAAAATTCAGAAGATAACTTAGAAAAAGTGATGGTTGAAGAGGAAATAAATGAAAATAAAGAGGAAAAACAATTAAAAATATTTGAGAAAGAAGAAGTCTTGGTAACCGATGAAAAAAAAGACAACCTAAATATTGTTGAAATTGAAGAGATAACAGAGAATAATCTGGAGACTGCAGAAGAAAAAATAGAAAATGAACCAATAGAAGAGGAATATATTGTTGAAAATCTGGAGATCCCCCTGTATCTAGACGGGAACACACTGAAAGGGGAGATAATCGAAACAGAAGTTAGAAACAGGCAGAAAAGATTAGTTGAATTCAGGGAAAGAAGATCCCCAGCTTACAAAGTTGATGATTTTTCTGAGATCAACCATTATAAAGCCTTAGATATAAAGATCCCCTTTGAGTGTGCCGACCTTCCTCAAATGAAATTAGAGAATAAAGTATTTGCTGGAAAAGCGGATATAAGGTGTAATGACCAGACAATCTATAATGTTGCAGTTAAATCTCACATGTCGGGGAAATATCAAGTTGTAGATTTTAAAAATCATGATTTCTATTTAAGACTTCTATTAGACGGTGACAGAGTCATGAGGTTTGCCTATAAAATTTCTGAAAACACCGTTAATATAAAGGGGAGAAATATATATATATTCTTTAAAAATTTATTTAGTGGGTTTGAACTGAGTTTTAAAAATAAAAAAACTAGTGGGAATTTCAAGATTATTTCAAATGAAGATGTGGAAAAATTAGATATAATTCTCGATACAATAGATAAATATCTGTCTGTAAAAAAACAAATAAAAATTAGGGACATTAATTTAAAAGAACTCCTAAAAAATACCAGGAGTTTACAGGTTCTATTTAGTTATTATAACAATACTCCCAAGATAACCCATGGAAATATTACCATTAGGACTGATTTTGCAGGGGATATAGCTGAGGTAGATAAACTTGTATTAAGTTACCCTGTCACTATCAACTTTTTAGGATTTACAAGATCATTTATAGAATCAACTGAGATTGAGATTGACAGCTCAAATATCACTCATCTAGGAGATCAATTGGAAGTCCAGGCTTTCAATACTGTTCAAAATACAACATATAAAGAGATTATAGAGTAA
- a CDS encoding uridine kinase family protein, translating to MNIKYFSTLKFIFIKAVNDLFPNSKVKILFSLNNGVLAEIIGERSVTEEDVQLIKEMMSKIIHSDITIKRQDMKSCKFTKKSCFDHREDIARLVEYSPDHDISLYEMDGFYDFFHNGLFSSTGYINLFDVLKYGDDNGIILKAPLREGEYTLPKTVDHPKLAKIFCESERWGEILDIPDVGALNKISLEGDIGELIRVNEALHEKKLAYIADEITSCKDIKLVTVAGPSSSGKTTFTKRLAIQLKANGVKPVVVSLDNYYRGRKYIPLDESGEKDFESIDGLDLNLLNEHLVKLTAGEEVEIPIYNFHTGQRENKGVRTKLSENGLLLIEGIHGLNEKLTSHIEKKHKFKIYISCLTALNIDDHNRIPTSEVRKLRRIVRDSLSRGTSAHGTLDMWDSIRKGEGKNIFPYQEEADAIFNSNLIYELGVLKRYATKELKKIDSSSKHYGEAIRLIKFLSYFREIDKELVPDNSILKEFIGGSYFYKY from the coding sequence ATGAACATAAAATATTTTTCAACATTAAAATTTATATTTATTAAAGCTGTAAATGATCTGTTTCCAAATTCAAAAGTGAAGATACTTTTTTCACTAAATAATGGCGTTTTAGCAGAAATCATAGGAGAAAGAAGTGTTACAGAAGAGGATGTCCAGTTGATCAAAGAAATGATGAGTAAAATAATTCATTCGGATATTACCATAAAGAGACAGGATATGAAGAGTTGTAAATTTACTAAAAAGTCATGTTTTGACCACAGGGAAGATATAGCCAGGTTGGTGGAGTACTCCCCTGATCACGATATTAGTTTATATGAGATGGATGGATTTTATGATTTTTTTCACAATGGATTATTTTCCAGCACTGGTTATATAAACTTATTTGATGTTCTTAAATATGGGGATGATAATGGAATAATTTTAAAAGCTCCTCTGAGAGAGGGGGAATATACCCTTCCTAAAACTGTAGATCACCCTAAATTAGCAAAGATATTTTGTGAGAGTGAGAGATGGGGGGAAATATTAGATATTCCAGATGTAGGAGCATTAAATAAAATCAGCCTGGAGGGTGATATCGGGGAATTAATCAGAGTCAACGAGGCATTACATGAAAAAAAATTAGCTTATATAGCAGATGAGATAACTAGCTGCAAGGATATTAAATTAGTTACGGTAGCCGGACCTTCCTCATCAGGAAAAACTACATTTACCAAAAGGCTGGCCATCCAGTTAAAGGCAAATGGAGTAAAACCAGTGGTAGTATCTTTGGATAATTATTATAGAGGTAGAAAATATATCCCCTTAGACGAAAGCGGGGAAAAAGATTTTGAGTCTATAGATGGTTTGGATTTAAATTTATTAAATGAACACCTGGTTAAATTAACAGCAGGGGAGGAAGTGGAAATTCCCATATATAATTTCCATACCGGACAAAGGGAGAACAAGGGAGTCCGAACTAAACTTTCTGAAAACGGACTTCTCCTAATTGAGGGCATTCACGGCTTAAATGAGAAATTGACCAGTCATATTGAGAAAAAACATAAATTTAAGATCTATATCAGTTGTTTGACGGCATTAAATATCGATGATCATAACCGGATCCCAACCAGTGAAGTCAGGAAATTAAGGAGAATTGTGAGAGATTCTCTATCCCGTGGAACTTCTGCTCATGGAACTTTGGATATGTGGGATTCCATACGAAAAGGGGAGGGGAAAAACATTTTCCCATACCAAGAGGAAGCCGATGCCATATTTAACTCCAACTTAATATATGAATTAGGTGTATTGAAAAGATATGCAACCAAGGAGTTGAAGAAGATCGATTCATCCAGTAAGCACTACGGGGAAGCCATAAGACTCATAAAATTTTTGAGTTACTTCAGGGAGATAGATAAGGAATTGGTTCCAGATAATTCCATATTAAAGGAATTCATAGGTGGCAGTTATTTTTATAAATATTAG
- a CDS encoding YegS/Rv2252/BmrU family lipid kinase yields the protein MKKVKLIYNPFSGNNKIINQIDTIIEVYQKHGYQLIPFRISYEATLEDAFTDLNDEGWDHLLLAGGDGSVSDSINMMKKMKIDLPVGILPTGTANDFAKCIGIPSTIREACEQIITSESKKIDLGYVNGKFFINVLSFGLFTEVSQNTPTNLKNTMGKLAYYINGIKELPKFKKLKIFVEGNEYFYVGDAFLVFIFNGKTAGNINIAYKAELDDGMLDVIIIKADLVHTAKSFFNFLIRNHLEDSDNGISYFRTNSVRIDCAEELRTDIDGEKGPEFPLHITCKEHSLNILGYRKVEPKQIDKFLENLRSSLPKKTK from the coding sequence GTGAAAAAAGTAAAGTTAATCTATAACCCCTTTTCGGGGAATAATAAAATAATAAATCAGATAGATACAATAATAGAGGTATACCAAAAACATGGTTATCAATTGATACCATTTAGAATCTCCTATGAAGCGACCTTAGAAGATGCTTTCACAGATTTGAATGATGAGGGGTGGGACCACCTCCTCCTGGCTGGTGGAGATGGATCTGTCAGTGACAGTATAAATATGATGAAAAAAATGAAAATAGACCTGCCAGTTGGTATCTTACCAACCGGGACAGCCAATGATTTTGCTAAATGTATAGGTATACCCAGTACCATAAGGGAAGCGTGTGAACAGATAATAACCTCTGAATCAAAAAAAATTGATCTGGGATATGTCAATGGAAAATTTTTTATAAATGTATTAAGTTTTGGATTGTTTACAGAAGTATCTCAAAATACTCCTACAAATCTTAAAAATACCATGGGAAAACTGGCTTACTATATCAATGGAATCAAGGAACTTCCAAAATTTAAAAAATTAAAGATCTTTGTAGAGGGGAATGAATATTTCTATGTGGGAGATGCTTTTTTAGTATTTATTTTCAACGGGAAAACAGCCGGGAATATTAACATTGCATATAAAGCAGAATTAGACGACGGGATGCTGGATGTAATAATAATAAAAGCGGACCTGGTGCATACAGCTAAATCATTTTTTAATTTTTTAATTAGAAATCATCTAGAAGACAGTGATAACGGAATATCTTACTTTAGAACGAACAGTGTCAGGATAGATTGTGCTGAAGAACTCCGTACCGATATAGATGGGGAAAAAGGACCAGAGTTCCCGCTGCATATAACCTGCAAAGAGCATAGTTTGAATATCCTGGGATATAGGAAGGTCGAACCTAAGCAGATAGATAAATTTTTAGAAAACTTAAGATCGAGCTTACCTAAAAAAACAAAGTAA
- a CDS encoding cob(I)yrinic acid a,c-diamide adenosyltransferase: MSISTKGGDKGKTSLWSGERIAKNNSRVEAYGTIDELNSHLGETKHYVKVQKVKEIIEGIQHDLFRVGGSLATVGEFSKPIEKYHVDHITNMVYELERGLEFKGFVVPGMTIQSAKLDIARAVARRAERRVLSLADEAEISEEVKKYVNRLSDLIYLLARIEEKAEGKLKLEEWK, encoded by the coding sequence ATGTCTATAAGTACTAAGGGTGGAGATAAAGGGAAAACATCTCTCTGGAGCGGAGAGAGAATAGCTAAGAACAATTCCAGGGTGGAGGCCTATGGAACAATAGATGAACTGAATTCACATCTTGGAGAAACAAAGCATTATGTGAAAGTACAGAAAGTAAAAGAGATAATAGAAGGTATACAGCATGATTTATTCAGGGTGGGAGGAAGTCTGGCTACTGTAGGTGAGTTTAGTAAACCAATTGAAAAATATCATGTGGATCATATAACAAACATGGTCTATGAACTGGAAAGGGGACTTGAGTTTAAAGGTTTTGTAGTGCCGGGAATGACGATACAGTCTGCTAAACTGGATATAGCAAGAGCTGTAGCCAGGAGAGCAGAAAGAAGAGTCCTCTCCCTGGCAGATGAAGCAGAAATAAGTGAGGAAGTAAAAAAATATGTAAACAGACTTTCCGATCTTATATATCTTCTGGCAAGAATAGAAGAAAAAGCAGAGGGGAAGCTGAAGTTAGAGGAATGGAAATAG
- a CDS encoding NAD(P)/FAD-dependent oxidoreductase has product MKYLILGNGIAGISAAISAREHDETGEISVVTKSPMPFYYRIRLIEYLAKKTPIEKLIAYGDAYYDDKKIKVTLNKEAVRIDSKNKKVEFSDGSMMSYDRLLLATGARPRYPDIEGMDKEGILKFRGASDSDEIIHHIEICDRVVVLGGGVLGLEAANSLVQLGKDVTVVESADRLLHRQLGREGAEILQRTLEEKGIKFILGKTIKRIVGSKRVEGVEFEDGTIFDTGCIVLSAGIIPRLELCESAGIAFNRGIIVDEHMETNIKGIFAAGDAAEFKGTLYGLWAPSKEQGEVAGGNMTGIKIRNYNPTVPELRLKITGISLFSGGNIDEDGAVLYKYNKDGIFRKFFVRDNKIVGAILIGDMKTSMMAGHFIRSKEGPEVLYGLYE; this is encoded by the coding sequence ATGAAATATCTTATATTAGGAAATGGAATTGCAGGGATTTCTGCTGCAATTTCTGCCAGAGAACATGATGAAACAGGGGAAATCTCCGTTGTGACTAAGTCACCTATGCCATTTTATTACAGGATAAGGCTTATTGAGTATCTTGCAAAAAAAACTCCTATAGAAAAATTGATAGCCTATGGAGATGCATATTATGATGACAAAAAAATAAAGGTGACTTTAAATAAGGAGGCTGTCAGGATAGATAGTAAAAATAAAAAAGTAGAATTTTCTGATGGGAGTATGATGAGCTATGACAGACTCCTCTTAGCTACAGGTGCCAGACCTCGTTATCCGGATATAGAGGGGATGGATAAGGAAGGGATCCTCAAATTTCGTGGAGCCAGTGATTCGGATGAGATAATACATCATATAGAGATATGTGATCGTGTTGTAGTATTAGGAGGGGGGGTCTTAGGGCTGGAAGCTGCCAACTCTCTGGTACAGCTGGGAAAGGATGTAACCGTAGTGGAATCTGCAGATAGGCTGCTCCATAGACAATTGGGCAGGGAAGGAGCTGAGATATTACAGAGGACCTTGGAGGAGAAGGGGATAAAATTCATATTGGGGAAAACCATTAAAAGAATTGTAGGTAGTAAGAGGGTAGAGGGAGTAGAGTTTGAGGATGGAACTATTTTTGATACAGGATGTATAGTTCTTTCAGCAGGGATTATTCCAAGACTGGAGTTGTGTGAAAGTGCCGGTATTGCCTTTAATAGAGGGATTATCGTAGACGAGCATATGGAAACTAATATAAAGGGAATCTTTGCTGCTGGAGATGCAGCAGAATTTAAAGGAACCCTTTATGGACTCTGGGCACCTTCTAAGGAACAGGGAGAAGTGGCTGGGGGGAATATGACCGGTATTAAGATTCGAAACTATAACCCTACTGTGCCTGAGTTACGTCTTAAAATTACAGGTATATCTCTATTCTCAGGAGGTAATATAGATGAGGATGGAGCAGTTCTTTACAAGTATAATAAAGATGGTATATTTAGAAAATTTTTTGTAAGGGACAATAAGATAGTAGGAGCTATTCTTATTGGCGATATGAAAACTTCCATGATGGCCGGCCATTTTATAAGATCAAAGGAGGGGCCTGAAGTTCTTTATGGATTATATGAATAA
- a CDS encoding dihydrofolate reductase → MVNMIYSISYRENIVGNRDTNDLVFNIREDLQFFKEMTIGTTMIMGRKTFESLPTGGLPKRKHVIVSNKIKTIEDAKEILGEKYIENLTFINLENLEGYIKEESKVNDISVIGGAMLYSYFLEDKNLFDLVSNIYATEVERIPDIKNPVKLMGHGSLKEKCSFEVVKIGQGKDRLDNNNLVNYKVVRYFKGNI, encoded by the coding sequence ATGGTTAATATGATATATTCTATCTCCTACAGGGAGAACATAGTGGGAAATAGAGACACAAATGATCTGGTATTTAATATAAGGGAGGATCTTCAATTTTTTAAGGAGATGACCATTGGAACTACTATGATAATGGGAAGAAAAACTTTTGAATCTTTACCTACTGGGGGACTGCCTAAAAGGAAACATGTGATAGTTTCAAATAAGATAAAAACAATTGAAGATGCCAAAGAAATTTTAGGGGAAAAATATATTGAAAATTTAACATTTATAAATTTAGAAAACTTAGAGGGGTATATTAAAGAAGAAAGCAAGGTCAATGATATCTCGGTGATTGGAGGAGCTATGCTTTATTCCTACTTTTTAGAGGATAAGAACCTGTTTGACCTGGTTTCTAACATCTATGCTACCGAAGTGGAAAGAATTCCGGATATTAAAAACCCTGTAAAGTTGATGGGTCACGGTAGTCTAAAAGAAAAGTGCAGTTTTGAAGTTGTTAAAATCGGTCAGGGAAAGGACAGATTGGACAACAATAATTTGGTAAACTATAAAGTAGTCAGATATTTCAAAGGAAATATCTAG